Proteins encoded within one genomic window of Cellulomonas flavigena DSM 20109:
- a CDS encoding AAA family ATPase, translating to MTPSPLPVAEVARHGRAVLDEVATAVVGMEQPLRVALAALLAGGHVLFEDVPGLGKTLAARSLATALGLDFRRIQCTPDLLPSDVTGSSVFDPATSQFEFRPGPVFTGLLLADEINRTAPKTQSALLEAMAERQVSVDGTTHRLPAPFHVVATSNPVEYEGTYPLPEAQLDRFMVRLAVGYPERAAEVDVLARRLARRQEGATVRQVVDVPTLLTMQAGVEEVPVDGDVLAYCVDLAAATRDHRAVEVGASPRGSQALVLVARALAVLDGRDYVAPEDVKAVAAPALAHRLSLTPQAWAAGLAPEAVVAEVLGRVAGPTTARRG from the coding sequence ATGACCCCGTCGCCCCTGCCCGTCGCCGAGGTCGCACGCCACGGACGTGCCGTGCTCGACGAGGTCGCGACGGCCGTCGTCGGCATGGAGCAGCCGCTGCGCGTGGCCCTGGCCGCGCTGCTCGCCGGCGGGCACGTGCTGTTCGAGGACGTCCCGGGCCTGGGCAAGACGCTCGCCGCGCGCAGCCTCGCGACGGCCCTCGGCCTGGACTTCCGGCGCATCCAGTGCACGCCCGACCTGCTGCCGTCCGACGTCACCGGGTCGAGCGTCTTCGACCCCGCGACGTCGCAGTTCGAGTTCCGGCCGGGCCCGGTGTTCACGGGCCTGCTGCTGGCCGACGAGATCAACCGCACCGCCCCCAAGACGCAGTCGGCGCTGCTCGAGGCGATGGCGGAGCGGCAGGTCAGCGTCGACGGCACGACGCACCGGCTGCCCGCGCCGTTCCACGTCGTCGCCACGTCCAACCCCGTCGAGTACGAGGGGACGTACCCCCTGCCCGAGGCGCAGCTCGACCGGTTCATGGTCCGACTGGCCGTCGGGTACCCCGAGCGCGCCGCGGAGGTCGACGTCCTCGCGCGGCGTCTCGCGCGCCGGCAGGAGGGCGCGACCGTGCGCCAGGTGGTCGACGTGCCGACGCTGCTGACGATGCAGGCGGGCGTCGAGGAGGTGCCGGTCGACGGCGACGTGCTCGCGTACTGCGTCGACCTGGCCGCCGCGACCCGCGACCACCGGGCCGTCGAGGTCGGCGCGTCGCCGCGCGGGTCGCAGGCCCTCGTGCTCGTGGCCCGCGCGCTCGCCGTGCTCGACGGCCGCGACTACGTGGCGCCCGAGGACGTCAAGGCCGTCGCTGCGCCCGCGCTCGCGCACCGGCTGTCCCTCACGCCGCAGGCGTGGGCCGCGGGCCTGGCGCCCGAGGCGGTGGTGGCCGAGGTGCTCGGGCGCGTCGCCGGCCCGACGACGGCCCGCCGCGGGTGA